DNA sequence from the Vicinamibacterales bacterium genome:
AGGCGAAATACAAAATCGACAAGGCGCCCGCCATCGTCATTCTCGGCGACGGCGTGGACACGCGGATGCGCATGTACGGCGCGCCGACCGGCTACGAGTTCGTGGGGCTGGTCGAGGCGATCATCATTGCCGGCACCGGCAAGATCGACCTCGAGCCCGAGACCATGGCGTGGATCCAGGCGGTCAACACGCCCACGCACATCCAGGTGTTTTCCACACCCACTTGACCGCACTGTCCGAGGGCGGTCGTCCTCGCACTGAAGATGGCAGCAGCCAACCAGATGATCACGGCGGACGCGGTTGAAGCGACCGAGTTCATGGACCTGAGCCGGAAGTATCGCGTCACCGGCGTCCCCAAGACGATCGTCAACGAGACCATCGAGATTCTCGGCGGCCTGCCGGAGCAGGACTTCGTCCGCGCCGCGCTGGAGCTGCCGGACAGTTTGTAACCACGAAGAGCACGAAGAAGAATCACGAAGCACGCGAAGCTAACTTTGGGGGGAGCCGAAATGGCCTTGAGGTCTTTGAAAAGCGTATTCGTGTCCACCGTGGTTCTCTTCGTGTCCTTCGTGGTTGTTCTTGACGCCTCCGCGCAGGGCAAGAAGGTCTACATCTCCGTGGACATGGAAGGCATCAGCGGTGTCGTCGGCGACGACCAGACCAGCGCCGGCGGCGCGGAGTACAACCGCTCGCGCAAGCTGATGTCTGAAGACGCCAACGCCGCCATCCGCGGCGCGTTCGAGGGCGGCGCCACCGAAGTGGTGGTCAACGACTCGCATGGCAGCCAGCGCAACCTGCTGCCCGAAGACCTCGATCCTCGCGCCCGCCTGATCAGCCACAGCTTCAAGCGCCACGGCATGGTGGAAGGTCTCGACGAAACGTTCGACGCCGTCATCTTTGTTGGCTACCACGCCAAGGCCGACTCGCCGCGCGGCCTCTTCGCGCACACCGGCTCCGGCGTCGTGAAAGACGTGCAGGTGAACGGCAAGTCAGCCGGCGAAGGCGGGCTGAACACGCTGATGGCGCAGTGGTACGGCGTGCCCGTGGTGATGATTACCGGCGACGACGTGGCGGTGGAGCAGCAGAAGGAGTGGACGCCCGGCATCCGCGGCGTGGTGGTCAAGCGGGCGATCAACATGCGCGCGGTCGAGGGCAAGTCGCCGGCGGAAGCGCGGCGCGAGATCCAGGCCGCGGCAAAAGACGGCGTGTCGGGTTCCCGCAAGGTGGCGCGCGAACGGCTGGCCACCTACAAGGTGCGCATGCAGCTCCGCAACTTCACCATTCCGGAAGTCGCCACCGCGTTCCGCGAGATCCAGCTCGTGGCGCCCGACACGGTGGAGTTCACGCGCGAGTCGATGCCCGACGCCTACCGCATCATCCGCGTCCTCTACCGCTTCATCAATCCGGACTGAGCGCGATCACCCGATCGATGGTCCCGGTCAGGGTTTGAGCGGCTGCCAGCGGGCGCCTTCTTCGAGCACGAACCGGGTCTCTTCCGGCACGTCCCAATCGGGAATAGTCGGGAACAGCGGATCGCCCGGCAGCGTCAGCATGGTCACCGTCTCGTCTTTGACGACGCCCGGCATCACGCGCGCGATCTTCCGCGCCCGCGCCCACGCGAAGACCTCGTCGATCGACGCCAGCTTCTCCAACTGGCGAATCGTGGTCCACGTCGGCGGCGGCAGCAGCAGCTCGCGCCGCTCGAACTTCGCAATCGCGTGGCGCGGCGACATCCACTCGAGCGCCGTCATCTCGCTGTTGTCATGGCGCGGGAACTGGCCCTCCGGCATGCGCGCCAGGAAAAAGCGCGTGTCGTAGCGGCGAATCTCGATCTCCGGCGTGACCCAGTGTGCCAGGGGCGCGAGGTCGGCGGGGCTCACGCTGACGTTGGCCTCCTCCATCAACTCGCGGACGGCGGCCTGCCGGTAGGTGGCTTCCTCCTCGTCGCTGAGGTCCGCGAACGTGGCCGGCACGAGCGGCGCCCCGGGGGCGGGGCGGTCCGCGTCATCAACGCGCCCGCCCGGAAACACGTAGGAGCCGGCCATGAAGGCGACCTGGTCGTTGCGGCGGACCAGCAGTAGCTCGAACGGCTCGCCGTCGCGGAGCACGATCACCGTGGAGGCGGGCCGGGCGGGAATTGGCTGTCCTGAAGTCTGTGCAATCTGTGTCATCTGCGGCCCTGATGCTCTTAGGATAATCTGCGGCCATGATCGAACGGGAGGATCTCGGCGGCATTCGCATCCTGCGCCTGGCGCATGGCAAGGTCAGCGCCATGGACATCGAGCTGGGTGAGGCGTTCATCGCCGAGCTCCAGGCCGCCGCCGACCCGTCGGTGCGGGCGATGGTGATCACCGGGACCGGCTCGTCGTTTTCCGCCGGCGTTGACCTGTTCCGCCTGGTCAAGGACGGTCCCGCGTACGGCCAGCGCTTTCTTCCCCGGCTCGACACCATGTTGCGCGACGCGCTGACGTTCCCCAAGCCGCTGGTCGCGGCGGTGAACGGGCACGCCATTGCCGGCGGATGCATCCTGGCGGCGACCTGCGATCGCCGCATCATGGCGGATGGCGCCGGCCGCATCGGCATTCCCGAGTTGGCGGTCGGCGTGCCCTTCCCGGCGCTGCCGCTGCAGATCATGGCGGCCCGGGTGCCCGATGGCGCGCTACGGGATCTGGTGTTCAGCGGCCGGACCGTCCAGGTGGACGAGGCACTGGCGTTGGGATTGATCGACGAGAAGTGCGGTGCCGACGCGTTGCTCGACCGCGCGATCGCCGTGGCCACGCGGCTGGCGGCGATCCCGGCGGGCGCGTTCGCGCTCACCAAGGAGGCGTTCACCACGCCGATTCTCGAAGGCACCGCCCGCCACGCCGGCCTCAACGCCCGCGTCGTGGAGGCGTGGCTGCAGCCGCACACCTACGACACCATCCGCGCGTATCTGGAGCGGACCGTCGGCAAGAAATAACGCTACTATTCACCTGTGGCGGACGAGCCGGAATCCCCGTTGAAAAGCCGCGCCGAAACCGAGCGCGCGGAAGCCCATCGTCAATACAACGAGGCCTTCGATCTCGTGGACCGCGCCCGGCAGAAGTCGCCGGAATGGCCCGAGGCGCCGCCGCGCTACGACGAAGAGAAGCTGCACGTCGTCAACACGCAGTGGGACATCCTGCCCGACGGCTCGGTCAAGCGGCCTGACGGGCTGAAAGGCCCGATCTTCGACGCCGTGTGGCCGATCCTCGAGCCGATCCTCAGGCAACAACGCGAGTTCAACTCGAACGTCGTCAATCACCTGAACCGCAACATCGAGGCGCACCGCCAGGCCAACGACGCGATCGCGCAGATCGTCCCCGGCCTGCGCGAGGGCTTCAACGGGCTGTGCCTGTTCGAGCACCTCACGGTCCACTTCCTGCAGACCATCACGCCGTTCGTGGACACGCGCAATCGCGCGATCGCCGACGCGGTGGACGAACTGCGGAATGTCGCCGAGGTGGCGCAACGCGCGGCGGCCATGGCGCGGCGCGAGATCGAGCGGCTGGGCAGCAGCGCACCGGCTCCGTCGAACCTCTCTGAACCCGTCAGAACCGTTCAGAACCTCTCTGAACCGTCCGTTGACGCCTTCAAATACGTCGGCTTCGAAGATCGCTTCCGCGGCTCCGAGGACGAGATCCGCTCACGCCTTGCCGACTACGTGCCGTACTTCGCCGGGGCGTCCGACGTGCTCGATGTCGGATGCGGCCGGGGCGAGTTTCTCGATCTGATGAAGCAGGCCGGCGTGTCGGCGCGGGGCCTCGACCTCAACCCCGAGATGGTGGAAGTCTGCAGGGCGCGTGGGCTCGACGCCACGGCCGGCGACGCGCTCCGTTACCTGACCGGACTGCCTGACGAATCACTCGGCGGCCTGCTCGCCATCCAGGTGGTGGAGCATCTCGAGCCGGCGTACCTGCAGAAGTTCCTGCAGACGGCGTTCTACAAGATGCGGCCGGGCGGGATCATGGTGCTCGAGACCATCAATCCGGCGTGCTGGGTGGCGTTCTTCGAGAGCTACATCCGCGACCTCACGCACGTGCGCCCGATCCATCCCGAAACGCTGCAGTATCTGCTGCACGCCAGCGGCTTCAGCTCCGCGAACATCGTCTATCGGGCGCCGATCGCGGAAGAGGCGCGGCTGCAGAAGGTGACGCCGGGCGTCGAGCGGTTTGCGGAGGGCGTGAAGGCGGACCGCGTCGATGAGCTGGTGACGGCCTTCAACCGGAACATGGATCGGCTGAACAGCCACATGTTTACCTTCCAGGACTACGCCGCGGTCGCCAAGCGTCCGTAAGCAACTACGAGGGGCCCTACTGCCGGCTCAGGGTCATTCGCTCGATGGTCCGTGTCTGGATGGTCTCGCCACGCAGGAACCGCATGCGATCCGCCGGGTCGAAGATCTTCACCTGAATCGGCTCGGTACGTTCCGCCATCGGCGGCCAGTCGAGGCGGCCGAGGTCATTCTGCGCCGCGAATCGCTCTCGGAACGACGGGATCTCACCTTCTTCGAGGGCGATTAGCGGATGGTAGCCCCTCTCACGCAGCTCCTTGACGACCGCATCAAGCCATCGGCGCTCGAGCCACCGGTAGTTCATCGTGAGACGTCCCGAATAGTGCCGGATGCTGCCGGCGTGGAGGTGGCCGATCAGGACACTGTTGGCCGGAAGGATCGCGGCCACGTATCGACCCACGTCGCGATAGCGGCTCTCGACCAGTTGAAGGCGAAGGGCGCCGCCGCTGATCGCTTCGCGCATCAGCCAGGCTGACAGCGCCAGGCACAGGATCGCCGCGACCCTGGCCGCGGCCCGCTCGTCTGCCGTCATGCGCCGCACCGCCTCGACCGCGACCGCGACGGCCAGGACCAGCAAGGCTGGATATGCGGGCAGGAGGAATCGCAGGTAAGTCCAGTCCTCACGGCCGAACGGCGTGTAGAACAGGTACGACAGGAAGACCACGGCGATGAACGCGAGCAGCAGCCCGGCATGGGCGGTGGCAACCGGAGGTTGCGTGGCGTGCGAACGCCCGCGACGGGCGAGCCAGGGCGCGGCCAGCGCCAGCAGGATGAACGGCGACTGGGTCTGAACCAGCCATCGCGGGAACCGATCGAGATTTGGTCCGAGGTGGGCCAGCGAGTACAGCGCGCTGAACGGTTCGTAGCCGGAGGCGAGCGGCGAGCCGTACAACCTGCTGTTCAGGAACGCCACCACCACGCAACCCGGCACGGTGGCGGCCGCGAAACACGCCAACTGGATGGCGGCTCGGCGGCGGTCTCCGTCTCGGCGCGCGAGGCAGACCACAAGGTAGGCGCCAACAACCGCGGCGAGCGGAACGAGGTTCGGCCGCGTCAGGATGGCGGCCGAGGCCGCCATGCCGGCGCCGAGCGCCGCGGGCCCGCTGTGACGCAACACGAGCACCAGCGTCAGCGTCCACCAGGCGGCGGCGGGCACGTCGCTCATCGGCTGCACGAGTTGAAACAGGAAGCTCGGGCTGGTGGCGAGCATCACGGCCGCGAGCATGCCAGTCAGCCGCCCGTGAACGGCCGTCCCCAGTTTGAAGGTCATCCACACGCAGAGCGCCCCGAACAGCGGCACCACGTAGAAAACCGCCAACGGGCCGGCCACTCGCTGAAACCCGGCCATCGTCAGCGGCAGACCCACGGGGTAGACCGGCACGAGGGTTCCTCGGGCGGTGCCGGGGCGGTAGCCGGCCGGCGCAAACGACCAGTCCGCGAACGGCCATGGCAGGCTGCGCACGAATTGCTGCTCGACGTGGAGGGATCCATGGGCAATCAGGTTGGCCTGGCTGACGTACCCGAATGCATCGCCGTCGCCGGCCGAATAAGTCCCTTTCCAGAGTCCCAACGCGGCGACACCTGTCGCCGCGACGATCACGATCCAGGTGGCCACGGTCGCCGGAACCTGGGTCACGCCCCGGTCCACGCCGCCCTCCACGTTATTCCCACACCCAATCGCGGATCGACAGCCCAAGCGTGCGCGGATCGTTCCGGCCAAGATCCTTCGGCCGCCACAAGCGGCTGATCTCGGTCTCGATCACCATGTGCGTGCGGCCAGGCGTGGCCGGGATGTCCAGGAAGATCGCCGCGCTGCGCTTCAAGTCGGTTTCTTGTACCAGCCGTGAATCGGCCCACACCCGAACGTGCACCGGGTGCTCGTCGCCGTCGGGATGATCGATCCACGCGACGAACTTCAACACCTTCCCCTGGACCGGATTCACCGCCAGCGACCGGTAGTCCCGCGAGGTCCGGCGTTCCGGCTTGCCGTCGGCACCGAACTCGACGTTGCCCAGGCCGTACTGATACTCCCATCCGAAGCGCATCGAGCGATTTCGCGGCCGCAGGTCGCCGCGCGCGTCGGCAAAGGTGACGGCGGCGTGGAGGATCACGACCACCAGCGCGGCACTCCAGCCAACGGTGGACCACGGCGTTGACGGCGATGACGGCACGCCCTTGATGCAGGCGAACCAGAATGCGAACGTCCAGAACGTCAGCACCACCGGCAGGGACTGGCCCGGCATGCCCAGCAACGAAATGGCGCCGAAGGCGACCAGCGCGCCGCGGAGCACACCGACCGAGAATCGATCGCCGGTGCCGGTGGCTGGCGAGAACAGCGTGAACGCGAACACCACGCACCACGCGAGCCACGGCAGGCTGCCGAGCAACCCGAGTTCAGCCAGGTGGTGGCGATACCAGCTCTGCGCGTTGTCCGGGACGATGTCCTTGCCGCTCGCGGCCTTGGCGAAATCGTGCACGAGCGTATGGAAACTGCCGACGCCAACACCGGCAACCGGGTGTTCCTCCAGCATCAGGATGGCGGCGGGCCCGTAGCCAAATCGGTCCCACAGCAGTTCGCGCGCCGACTGGCTCAGTGAGATCTCGCCAAGTCCGATGTAGCGGAGGCTCCCGCGCCCGACCACGCTCGTGATGGATGATCCGCGCGCCACCAGCAGCACCACCGCGGCGAGCACGAGCACGCCTGCCACCACCGGCGCCAGCCGCTTGATGGAGGGCCGCGACACCGAATCGGCGCGGCGCCAGGTCATCACGCTTCCAAGGACAATCGCCGCAAAGCCGATGCTGATGGCGATCAGCGCGGTGCGCGATCCGGAGGTCAGCACGCCCATCATCGCCAGCGCGACGCCGCCCACGCCGGCGACAATCGACCATGGTGCCGGCCAACGGCGCGCGAGCACGACCGCCGCCGGGCCCCAGAACGCGGCGATCATGCCGAAGGTGTTGGCGTCGCCCAGCGTGCCTGAGGCACGGCCCATGTGGGGCCACAAGTGGGGATTGAGGAACCGCAGGTCCACGAAGCCCTGGTAGCCTCCGACCAGGCACGCCACCGCGATGGCAAGGCCGGCCGGGAGCAGCACCGCCGAGCGAAACGCGTCCAGCCGGACTGCGGGGCCGTTCGCGTACCACGCGAACAGCCGATCGAACCACAGTAGCCCGATGTTATGGACCAGCGTCCAGTAGGTCACCGCCGTCACGGCATCCCACGGCGTGATGCCGATGCTGGTGTTGGCCACGCCTGACAACGGCAGGATGCCCGGGTAGAAGTCCACCTCGCGCAGGAACACGAAAGGCCACGAGGCGGCCACCACCAGCGCCCACGACACGAGGGGCCACCGCCACCGCGCCGGCAGGTGCCAGCGCCACGCATCGCGGCCCGACACTGCCAGCCCGAGCAGCGGCAACGACCACAGGATCTCGAAACCGTAGTTCTCGAACCCGGGCCACACCACGTACGCCGCCGGAGCCAGGTACGACGCCGCGAGCAGGACGGCGGTGGCGGGACCGGGCCGCCAGGCGCCCACGATGGCGACGACGACAAACACGGCGGCGGTGGCGACGATGAGTTGCGGATAGATGAGCCGTGTCGACAGGTACAACTGGACGAACGCCGCGGCCAGCGTCGAGGCGATCACCACGCCCTTGGTGAGCTGATTCATCCGCGCGCGAGGGCCACCACGGTTTCAATGTGGTCGGTGTGGGGGAACATGTCAACGGCCTGGATGCGCGTCACGCGGTAACCGGCCTTGAGGATAACCGGCAATTCCGCCGCCAGCGCCTCCGGGTTGCAGGACACGTAGACCGCGCGAGCCGGCACGATCCCTTCGAACACGGCGGCCAGCACCTCCGGCGGGCACCCCTGGCGCGGCGGATCGAGGATGACGGCGTCCCACGGGTCGCGGCCGACGCGCGGCAGCGCGTCTTCCACCGACGAGGTCATCAACCGGACCCGGCCGTCGGGAATGCGGTTGAGGCGAATGTTGGCTTCCGCGTCCTTGGTGGCCTGCCGGTTCTCTTCCACCGCGGTGACGCGGGCGCCGGCCTTCGCCAGCGGCAAGGCAAACAAGCCGCTGCCGCTATAAAGGTCGAGGATGTGTGGCGACGAACCGACCCCTTCGATCACCAGCTTGACGATCTCGCGGGCCACGCCGATGTTGGTTTGAAAGAACGCCGTTGGCGACACCAGGAACGAGGTCTCCAGGATCCCGTCCTGCTTGACGTGGCTGTGCCCGTCGATGCGGATCGTCTCCGGCCCGACCATGTAGGGGCCCGGCTTGTCGTGGATGTTGACGAAGAAGCCGTCCGGGCGATCCGGCGATGCGAGCAGCCCGCGGATGGGCGTGCGCAGCGCCTTGTCGTTCTTCGTCACCACCAGCATGGCTACCGCCTGGCGATCGTCCTCGGTGGTGCGGACGATGATGTGGCGGACGAGGCCGTTGCGCTGGGCGCCGGCGCCGTAGATGCGGGCGCGGATGAGCCTATCGCGCAGCGCGAACGCGATGCGGTTGCCGCGATCGCTGTGGACCGGGCATTCGTTGATGCGGATGATCTGCTTCGAGCCGCGGGCGTAATGGCCCATCACCAGGCCGCGGCCCTGCCCTTCCGGACCGAACACGAACGCCACCTTGGTGCGGAACCGGTCTTCGCGCGGCGACGGCAGCAGCGGCGGCACGGGCATGCCCAGCAGGCGCGCCAGCCGCGCCTGTTTCTGGACCAGCTGCTCGGCGTACTCGACGCCCGGCAGCGTGCAGCCCCCGCAAACGCCGAAATGTTGGCACTGCATTGCTTGTCACTTACGGGCCGCAGAGGCACAGAGACACCTCTGCGCCTCTGTGGCCTGTTGGTGTGATCTCTATTTCACTTCCAGAAGTTCGACTTCGAACAGCAGAGTCGCGTTGGGCGGAATCACGCCGCCGGCGCCGCGCGCGCCGTAGCCCATGTCGGGCGGGATCGTCAGCACGCGCGAGCCGCCCACCTTCATGCCGGCGAAGCCCTGGTCCCATCCCGGGATGACCTGGCCGCCGCCGAGCGGGAACTCGAACGGATCGTTGCGGTCCTTCGAGCTGTCGAACTTGCTGCCCTTCTTGTCGGCCTTCGAGGTGTCGTAGAGCCAGCCGGTGTAGTGCACGCGGACCACGCGGCCGGGCCGCGCCTCGTCGCCGGTGCCGGTCTTGGTGTCAACGATCTGCAGTTGCGTGATGCCGGTCTCAGCCATGGGTGCCCCTTCAGTGGTCTCGGATTTCGGAGTGGAGCCGCCGCACGCAATGGTGACGCACAAGAGCAGCGACGCGAACGTGAGTTTCTTCATCTGATGTCTCTACCTGTCAATCTGTCTAGATGTGGCACTCTGCCTGGCGAAGCCGAGCACGTAACCGGCAATATGCCCAGCGAAGGCGAAAGCCGAGCGCGTCACCGGTAATACGCCCAGCGAAGGCGAAGCCGAGCGCGTAACCGGACTCGAGGGATTCGCACTGTCGCCGGCGCAACGCGCCGGCGATTGAACCCGAACGCCCTCTCCCTCCGCCCGAGTGAGCCGAAGGCGAACGTGTGGTACCCACACTTCGGGGATTCGCACTGTCGCCGGCGCAACGCGCCGGCGATTGAACCCGAGTCCCTCGCCCTCCGCCCGAACGAGACTAAGTCGAGAGAGTGGCGGAGGGAGAGGGATTCGAACCCCCGATACCCTTTCAGGTACAGCGGTTTTCAAGACCGCCGCCATCAACCACTCGGCCATCCCTCCGCGCCGTCCAATATTCTAACGTGTGGGTGGTTAGGCCGAGGGCTGAAGATTGGCGTGGATCGCATGGGCGGCCCGCTTGCCGGCGCCGGCCGCGAGGATCACCGTGGCGGCGCCCGTGACGGCGTCGCCACCCGCGAAGACCATCGTCTTCGAGGTGAGTCCGGTTGCGTCATCCGCCAGCAGGCACCCCTTCGCGGTGACGGCCAGGCCGGAGGTGGTGCGGGTCAGGAGCGGATTCGGGGTGGTGCCGATGGCCAGCACGACGTTGTCCACGGGAAGCACGAACTCCGAGTCTGGAATCGGGATCGGCCGGCGGCGGCCCGACGCGTCCGGCTCGCCAAGCTGCATCCGCTGGCACTTCAGCCCCGCCGCCCACCCGCTGCCGTCGTCGATTACTTCGAGCGGGCTGGTGAGCCAGTGGAACGTGACGCCTTCCTCGATGGCGTGGTGGTATTCCTCGACGCGCGCGCTCATCTCCTCGTCGCTGCGGCGGTAGACGATCATCGCCTCGTCCGCGCCCATGCGGAGCGCGGTGCGCACGGCATCCATCGCGGTGTTGCCGGCGCCAATCACGGCGACCCGCTTGCCGACCCGCACCGGCGTGTCGGTGTTGGGAAAGTCGTAGGCCCGCATCAGGTTGATGCGGGTGAGGAATTCGTTGGCCGAGTAGACGCCGTTCAGGTTCTCGCCGGGGATGCCCAGGAACTGCGGCAGCCCGGCGCCGGTGCCGATGAAGACCGCGGCGTAGCCCAGCTTTCCCGTGAGATCGTCGAGCGTCAGCGTTTTGCCGATGATGACGTTGCAGACAATCTCGACGCCCATCGCCTTGAGCATGTCGATTTCCCAGTCGAGAATCGCCTTCGGCAACCGGAACTCCGGGATGCCGTAGCGCAGCACGCCGCCGGGCGCGTGCAGCGCCTCGTAGATCGTCACCGCGTATCCGAGCCGCGCCAGCTCGCCCGCG
Encoded proteins:
- a CDS encoding M55 family metallopeptidase; its protein translation is MSTVVLFVSFVVVLDASAQGKKVYISVDMEGISGVVGDDQTSAGGAEYNRSRKLMSEDANAAIRGAFEGGATEVVVNDSHGSQRNLLPEDLDPRARLISHSFKRHGMVEGLDETFDAVIFVGYHAKADSPRGLFAHTGSGVVKDVQVNGKSAGEGGLNTLMAQWYGVPVVMITGDDVAVEQQKEWTPGIRGVVVKRAINMRAVEGKSPAEARREIQAAAKDGVSGSRKVARERLATYKVRMQLRNFTIPEVATAFREIQLVAPDTVEFTRESMPDAYRIIRVLYRFINPD
- a CDS encoding NUDIX hydrolase → MTQIAQTSGQPIPARPASTVIVLRDGEPFELLLVRRNDQVAFMAGSYVFPGGRVDDADRPAPGAPLVPATFADLSDEEEATYRQAAVRELMEEANVSVSPADLAPLAHWVTPEIEIRRYDTRFFLARMPEGQFPRHDNSEMTALEWMSPRHAIAKFERRELLLPPPTWTTIRQLEKLASIDEVFAWARARKIARVMPGVVKDETVTMLTLPGDPLFPTIPDWDVPEETRFVLEEGARWQPLKP
- a CDS encoding enoyl-CoA hydratase/isomerase family protein yields the protein MIEREDLGGIRILRLAHGKVSAMDIELGEAFIAELQAAADPSVRAMVITGTGSSFSAGVDLFRLVKDGPAYGQRFLPRLDTMLRDALTFPKPLVAAVNGHAIAGGCILAATCDRRIMADGAGRIGIPELAVGVPFPALPLQIMAARVPDGALRDLVFSGRTVQVDEALALGLIDEKCGADALLDRAIAVATRLAAIPAGAFALTKEAFTTPILEGTARHAGLNARVVEAWLQPHTYDTIRAYLERTVGKK
- a CDS encoding methyltransferase domain-containing protein, which translates into the protein MKSRAETERAEAHRQYNEAFDLVDRARQKSPEWPEAPPRYDEEKLHVVNTQWDILPDGSVKRPDGLKGPIFDAVWPILEPILRQQREFNSNVVNHLNRNIEAHRQANDAIAQIVPGLREGFNGLCLFEHLTVHFLQTITPFVDTRNRAIADAVDELRNVAEVAQRAAAMARREIERLGSSAPAPSNLSEPVRTVQNLSEPSVDAFKYVGFEDRFRGSEDEIRSRLADYVPYFAGASDVLDVGCGRGEFLDLMKQAGVSARGLDLNPEMVEVCRARGLDATAGDALRYLTGLPDESLGGLLAIQVVEHLEPAYLQKFLQTAFYKMRPGGIMVLETINPACWVAFFESYIRDLTHVRPIHPETLQYLLHASGFSSANIVYRAPIAEEARLQKVTPGVERFAEGVKADRVDELVTAFNRNMDRLNSHMFTFQDYAAVAKRP
- a CDS encoding O-antigen ligase family protein — translated: MNQLTKGVVIASTLAAAFVQLYLSTRLIYPQLIVATAAVFVVVAIVGAWRPGPATAVLLAASYLAPAAYVVWPGFENYGFEILWSLPLLGLAVSGRDAWRWHLPARWRWPLVSWALVVAASWPFVFLREVDFYPGILPLSGVANTSIGITPWDAVTAVTYWTLVHNIGLLWFDRLFAWYANGPAVRLDAFRSAVLLPAGLAIAVACLVGGYQGFVDLRFLNPHLWPHMGRASGTLGDANTFGMIAAFWGPAAVVLARRWPAPWSIVAGVGGVALAMMGVLTSGSRTALIAISIGFAAIVLGSVMTWRRADSVSRPSIKRLAPVVAGVLVLAAVVLLVARGSSITSVVGRGSLRYIGLGEISLSQSARELLWDRFGYGPAAILMLEEHPVAGVGVGSFHTLVHDFAKAASGKDIVPDNAQSWYRHHLAELGLLGSLPWLAWCVVFAFTLFSPATGTGDRFSVGVLRGALVAFGAISLLGMPGQSLPVVLTFWTFAFWFACIKGVPSSPSTPWSTVGWSAALVVVILHAAVTFADARGDLRPRNRSMRFGWEYQYGLGNVEFGADGKPERRTSRDYRSLAVNPVQGKVLKFVAWIDHPDGDEHPVHVRVWADSRLVQETDLKRSAAIFLDIPATPGRTHMVIETEISRLWRPKDLGRNDPRTLGLSIRDWVWE
- the rlmD gene encoding 23S rRNA (uracil(1939)-C(5))-methyltransferase RlmD, whose translation is MQCQHFGVCGGCTLPGVEYAEQLVQKQARLARLLGMPVPPLLPSPREDRFRTKVAFVFGPEGQGRGLVMGHYARGSKQIIRINECPVHSDRGNRIAFALRDRLIRARIYGAGAQRNGLVRHIIVRTTEDDRQAVAMLVVTKNDKALRTPIRGLLASPDRPDGFFVNIHDKPGPYMVGPETIRIDGHSHVKQDGILETSFLVSPTAFFQTNIGVAREIVKLVIEGVGSSPHILDLYSGSGLFALPLAKAGARVTAVEENRQATKDAEANIRLNRIPDGRVRLMTSSVEDALPRVGRDPWDAVILDPPRQGCPPEVLAAVFEGIVPARAVYVSCNPEALAAELPVILKAGYRVTRIQAVDMFPHTDHIETVVALARG
- a CDS encoding FKBP-type peptidyl-prolyl cis-trans isomerase; amino-acid sequence: MKKLTFASLLLCVTIACGGSTPKSETTEGAPMAETGITQLQIVDTKTGTGDEARPGRVVRVHYTGWLYDTSKADKKGSKFDSSKDRNDPFEFPLGGGQVIPGWDQGFAGMKVGGSRVLTIPPDMGYGARGAGGVIPPNATLLFEVELLEVK
- the gltA gene encoding NADPH-dependent glutamate synthase: MPVRRTDKTAMPVQDAQVRAHNFFEVNGGYSAAHAAFEAERCLRCQHPLCMDGCPVHIPIRDFIHAVAAGNLPDAARILRTANPIPSICGRVCPQESQCEAECSMGGRFNPVAIGHLERFVADWERTQALSIEPAITRTQKVAVIGAGPSGLVCAGELARLGYAVTIYEALHAPGGVLRYGIPEFRLPKAILDWEIDMLKAMGVEIVCNVIIGKTLTLDDLTGKLGYAAVFIGTGAGLPQFLGIPGENLNGVYSANEFLTRINLMRAYDFPNTDTPVRVGKRVAVIGAGNTAMDAVRTALRMGADEAMIVYRRSDEEMSARVEEYHHAIEEGVTFHWLTSPLEVIDDGSGWAAGLKCQRMQLGEPDASGRRRPIPIPDSEFVLPVDNVVLAIGTTPNPLLTRTTSGLAVTAKGCLLADDATGLTSKTMVFAGGDAVTGAATVILAAGAGKRAAHAIHANLQPSA